A region of Candidatus Dormiibacterota bacterium DNA encodes the following proteins:
- a CDS encoding PaaX domain-containing protein, C- domain protein gives MSQERNTVLSGLGLRPLSARSVVASVLMANHPPELPAALLVRLCDRFRIAPGTTRVALSRMVAAGELSPVEGGYRLAGPALLARQRAQDEARTPPDRPWDGDWRVAVVVGGGRIATERAELRRGLSGARFAEWREGVWLRPANLPRPDPGLGGAEVCRWLLARPDDDPAELAGRLWDLGGWVTRGRELLAASGAEPGDLLAGDPDGPMTVFTAAAALLRHLRTDPLLPAGLLPPGWPGDELRTRYTAHVRSLEELIHDVPREAATG, from the coding sequence TGGCGTCGGTGCTGATGGCGAACCATCCGCCGGAGCTGCCCGCGGCGCTGCTGGTGCGGCTCTGCGATCGCTTCCGGATCGCCCCCGGAACCACCCGCGTCGCCCTCTCGCGGATGGTGGCCGCGGGCGAGCTCTCTCCCGTCGAGGGCGGCTACCGGCTCGCCGGGCCGGCGCTGCTCGCCCGTCAGCGGGCCCAGGACGAGGCCCGCACCCCGCCGGACCGGCCCTGGGACGGCGACTGGCGGGTGGCGGTCGTCGTCGGTGGCGGCCGGATCGCCACCGAGCGTGCGGAGCTGCGGCGGGGCCTCTCCGGCGCCCGCTTCGCCGAGTGGCGGGAGGGAGTCTGGCTGCGCCCGGCGAATCTGCCCCGGCCCGATCCCGGGCTCGGCGGCGCCGAGGTCTGCCGCTGGCTCCTCGCCCGGCCGGACGACGACCCCGCCGAGCTCGCCGGCCGGCTCTGGGACCTCGGCGGCTGGGTCACCCGCGGGCGCGAGCTGCTCGCCGCCAGCGGGGCCGAGCCCGGCGACCTGCTCGCCGGCGACCCCGACGGGCCGATGACCGTCTTCACCGCCGCCGCCGCGCTGCTCCGGCACCTGCGCACCGATCCCCTGCTCCCCGCCGGGCTGCTGCCGCCGGGGTGGCCGGGGGACGAGCTCCGCACCCGGTACACGGCGCACGTGCGCTCCCTCGAGGAGCTGATCCACGACGTCCCTCGCGAGGCCGCCACCGGCTGA
- a CDS encoding AMP-binding protein, which translates to MTRVGRLLGARAGERPDAVALLDGVDGRRLRWRDLAAHAARWEERAGESGLAPRRRVGLSLADPLSFGAAYLGCLAAGLTVVPLDPRGTPAELDAAVARLRVDVLVTGPADAPAAAAVEAWNADLDGPRRVRPAPAGPRPSDAAALRPAALLASSGTTGAPKGVPLSERQLLLGAARVVRHHRLGPGDRGHTPLPLFHVNAQVVGLLATLLSGGSLAVEARFDRDGYWERVAAAAPTWLNTVPAVLAALAELPAPPEALAAGLRFARSASAPLPLAVLERFEAHTGVTVLETYGMTETAGQITANPVEPGSRRPGSVGRPTGVGLWVVTPDGSRAAPGEPGTVRLRGRAVVTDYLELTEEGPERVRPARDPAGWLPTGDLGVCDEAGFVRLLGREDDVINRGGEKFHPLEVESVLLDHDGVASAVVVGAPHPRLGQVAVAFVTLRPGAPAGLTDQLARTCAARLARYKCPVEIRVAAALPVGPTGKVRRRQLRAGLAA; encoded by the coding sequence ATGACCAGGGTGGGCCGCCTGCTCGGCGCCCGCGCGGGCGAGCGCCCCGACGCCGTCGCCCTCCTCGACGGCGTCGACGGGCGCCGGCTGCGCTGGCGCGACCTCGCCGCCCACGCGGCGCGGTGGGAGGAGCGCGCCGGTGAGAGCGGCCTGGCACCGCGACGCCGCGTCGGCCTCTCCCTCGCCGACCCGCTGAGCTTCGGCGCCGCCTACCTCGGCTGCCTCGCCGCCGGGCTGACGGTGGTGCCCCTCGACCCCCGCGGCACCCCCGCGGAGCTGGACGCCGCGGTCGCCCGGCTGCGCGTCGACGTGCTCGTCACCGGCCCCGCCGACGCGCCCGCGGCCGCGGCCGTGGAGGCCTGGAACGCCGACCTCGACGGCCCCCGCCGGGTGCGCCCGGCGCCGGCCGGGCCCCGTCCCAGCGACGCCGCGGCGCTGCGGCCCGCCGCCCTGCTGGCCAGCTCCGGCACCACCGGCGCCCCCAAGGGCGTGCCCCTCTCCGAGCGCCAGCTGCTCCTCGGCGCCGCCCGGGTGGTCCGTCACCACCGCCTCGGCCCCGGGGACCGGGGGCACACCCCGCTCCCCCTCTTCCACGTCAACGCCCAGGTGGTGGGGCTGCTCGCCACCCTGCTGAGCGGTGGCTCGCTCGCGGTCGAGGCCCGCTTCGACCGCGACGGGTACTGGGAGCGGGTGGCGGCGGCGGCTCCCACCTGGCTGAACACCGTGCCCGCGGTGCTCGCCGCGCTCGCCGAGCTCCCCGCCCCGCCCGAGGCGCTGGCGGCGGGGCTGCGCTTCGCCCGCTCCGCCTCGGCGCCGCTGCCGCTGGCGGTGCTGGAGCGCTTCGAGGCGCACACCGGCGTGACCGTGCTCGAGACCTACGGGATGACCGAGACCGCCGGGCAGATCACCGCGAACCCGGTCGAGCCGGGGTCGCGGCGCCCCGGCTCGGTGGGCCGGCCCACCGGGGTGGGGCTGTGGGTGGTCACCCCCGACGGCAGCCGCGCCGCCCCGGGCGAGCCCGGCACGGTGCGGCTGCGCGGCCGGGCGGTGGTCACCGATTACCTCGAGCTCACCGAGGAGGGCCCCGAGCGGGTGCGCCCGGCGCGCGACCCCGCCGGCTGGCTGCCCACCGGCGACCTCGGGGTCTGCGACGAGGCCGGGTTCGTCCGCCTCCTCGGCCGCGAGGACGACGTCATCAACCGCGGCGGCGAGAAGTTCCACCCCCTCGAGGTGGAGAGCGTGCTGCTCGACCACGACGGGGTGGCCTCGGCGGTGGTGGTGGGCGCTCCGCACCCGCGGCTGGGCCAGGTCGCGGTCGCCTTCGTCACCCTCCGGCCCGGCGCCCCGGCGGGGCTCACCGACCAGCTCGCCCGGACCTGCGCGGCGCGGCTGGCCCGCTACAAGTGCCCGGTCGAGATCCGCGTCGCCGCCGCGCTGCCGGTGGGGCCCACCGGCAAGGTGCGCCGCCGCCAGCTCCGCGCCGGCCTGGCCGCCTGA
- a CDS encoding acyltransferase, protein MTPRARTHLHAVDLMRVLTVALVVGVHTVTHSAVSDSLAAGALTIVLHTSREVFFVLTALVLMHGYGRRRVRWLGFWRRRYLCVAVPYLAWTVIYIVADGHAADPLGSLLARLGTDLLFGGAKYQMYFLLVSMQIYLCFPVIRWVIRATAGHHRLLVGACAIFQLGFALAVRLQWSPGGVITAWVHGPDAVLPSYLLYVIAGGVAAWHLEAFTAWTLAHRRHVLGGAALTAAAGVVVFLLERLALGQTTVAASGVFQPVVVLESLAVAWTFFLAGSVWAERGSPARRTVHAVSDATFGVYLAHPLVLMGIYWATAATGLWVGSQRLPAALVLFVAVGVVVPLVYAVAALPALLLRSTPLSLAAGGRPRRRGRTAARGHTTADAVAA, encoded by the coding sequence GTGACCCCGCGGGCCCGCACCCACCTGCACGCCGTCGACCTGATGCGGGTGCTGACCGTCGCGCTGGTGGTGGGGGTGCACACCGTCACCCACTCGGCGGTCTCCGACAGCCTGGCCGCGGGGGCCTTGACGATCGTGCTCCACACCAGCCGCGAGGTCTTCTTCGTCCTCACCGCCCTGGTGCTGATGCACGGCTACGGCCGCCGCCGGGTGCGCTGGCTGGGCTTCTGGCGCCGCCGCTACCTCTGCGTCGCCGTGCCCTACCTGGCGTGGACGGTGATCTACATCGTCGCCGACGGCCACGCCGCCGACCCGCTCGGCTCCCTGCTGGCCCGGCTGGGAACGGACCTGCTCTTCGGCGGCGCCAAGTACCAGATGTACTTCCTGCTGGTGTCGATGCAGATCTACCTCTGCTTCCCGGTGATCCGCTGGGTGATCCGGGCCACCGCCGGCCACCACCGCCTGCTGGTCGGCGCCTGCGCCATCTTCCAGCTCGGCTTCGCGCTCGCCGTACGCCTGCAGTGGTCGCCCGGCGGCGTGATCACCGCCTGGGTGCACGGACCCGACGCGGTGCTCCCCAGCTACCTGCTCTACGTCATCGCCGGCGGCGTCGCCGCCTGGCACCTCGAGGCATTCACCGCGTGGACGCTGGCCCACCGCCGCCACGTCCTCGGCGGCGCCGCGCTGACGGCGGCGGCGGGGGTGGTCGTCTTCCTGCTGGAGCGGCTCGCGCTCGGCCAGACCACGGTGGCGGCCAGCGGCGTCTTCCAGCCCGTGGTGGTGCTCGAGAGCCTCGCGGTGGCATGGACGTTCTTCCTGGCGGGGAGCGTCTGGGCGGAGCGCGGGTCGCCGGCACGGCGGACGGTCCACGCCGTGTCCGACGCCACCTTCGGCGTCTACCTCGCCCATCCGCTGGTGCTGATGGGCATCTACTGGGCGACCGCCGCGACCGGGCTCTGGGTGGGGTCGCAACGCCTGCCGGCCGCCCTGGTCCTGTTCGTCGCCGTCGGGGTGGTGGTGCCGCTGGTGTACGCCGTCGCCGCCCTGCCCGCGCTGCTGCTGCGGAGCACGCCGCTCAGCCTCGCCGCCGGCGGCCGGCCCCGGCGGCGAGGGCGGACGGCCGCCCGGGGCCACACCACCGCGGACGCGGTGGCGGCCTGA
- a CDS encoding histidine phosphatase family protein: MSTTAALHLVRHGESGWNAERRVQGQSAAAPSLTPLGRAQARTAATLLAELAPHAALVVSSDLPRARETALLVAAALGLPLRCDPALREQRLGELEGRGLDEPDGDGTVAAAVEALWREPWRRPRGGESIADLHLRVHTALARLAGGMPRGLIVVTHGGPVRVATAASLAAVRRLPVDNASVTTLAVPVAPAWWGRRAS; this comes from the coding sequence GTGAGCACCACCGCCGCGCTCCACCTGGTGCGCCACGGCGAGAGCGGCTGGAACGCCGAGCGCCGGGTGCAGGGGCAGTCCGCCGCGGCGCCGTCGCTCACCCCGCTGGGACGCGCCCAGGCCCGCACCGCCGCCACCCTGCTCGCCGAGCTGGCGCCCCACGCCGCGCTGGTGGTGTCGAGCGACCTCCCTCGCGCCCGTGAGACCGCCCTCCTCGTCGCCGCCGCGCTGGGGCTGCCGCTGCGCTGCGACCCCGCCCTGCGCGAGCAGCGGCTCGGCGAGCTGGAGGGCCGCGGGCTCGACGAGCCCGACGGGGACGGCACCGTCGCCGCCGCCGTCGAGGCGCTCTGGCGCGAGCCCTGGCGGCGGCCCCGGGGGGGCGAGAGCATCGCCGACCTCCACCTCCGCGTCCACACCGCCCTCGCCCGGCTCGCCGGCGGCATGCCCCGGGGGCTGATCGTCGTCACCCACGGCGGGCCGGTCCGGGTGGCCACCGCCGCGAGCCTGGCGGCGGTGCGGCGGCTGCCGGTGGACAACGCCTCGGTGACCACCCTGGCAGTGCCGGTGGCGCCGGCGTGGTGGGGCCGGCGCGCCTCGTAG
- a CDS encoding PadR family transcriptional regulator: MSTQVPPFDPWTQWRQGAEHLRDRIHHARHHRGPGRPPFGPGGFGRGFPFGPHFPGGGRRAGRGDIRAAILALLAEQPMHGYQIIQELSERSGGAWRPSPGSVYPTLQQLEDEGLVRAVQTEAGRRVHELTEAGRAEAAASNRESAPWEDAAENRAGEAGGMRDLLFQVAAATWQVAQAGSARQQAAAAEILRESRRRLYQLLAEDAPEPDQPSR; encoded by the coding sequence ATGTCGACCCAGGTTCCCCCGTTCGACCCGTGGACGCAGTGGCGTCAGGGTGCCGAGCACCTTCGTGACCGCATCCACCACGCCCGCCACCACCGCGGCCCCGGCCGGCCGCCGTTCGGACCCGGCGGCTTCGGCCGCGGCTTCCCCTTCGGACCGCACTTCCCCGGCGGCGGCCGGCGCGCCGGCAGGGGCGACATCCGCGCCGCCATCCTCGCCCTGCTCGCCGAGCAGCCGATGCACGGCTACCAGATCATCCAGGAGCTGAGCGAGCGCAGCGGCGGCGCCTGGCGGCCGAGCCCGGGCTCGGTCTACCCCACTCTCCAGCAGCTCGAGGACGAGGGCCTGGTCCGGGCGGTCCAGACCGAGGCGGGGAGGCGGGTCCACGAGCTCACCGAGGCGGGACGCGCCGAGGCGGCCGCCTCCAACCGGGAGAGCGCTCCGTGGGAGGATGCCGCCGAGAACCGCGCCGGCGAGGCCGGGGGGATGCGCGACCTCCTCTTCCAGGTGGCCGCGGCGACCTGGCAGGTCGCCCAGGCGGGGTCGGCCCGGCAGCAGGCCGCCGCCGCCGAGATCCTCCGCGAGAGCCGGCGCCGCCTCTACCAGCTGCTCGCCGAGGACGCCCCGGAGCCCGATCAGCCGAGCCGGTAG
- a CDS encoding PQQ-dependent sugar dehydrogenase: MTALRVLALILTAGLTACGAGAAPAAPGAVATAGDTASAAATTAAPAVTPGQVNPCALGPQAPPAGTITAAYPTALAFAPDGRLFWAERSGTVRVWQNGAAKVFATVATVTTEAAGGYSERGLLGLAISPGFAHDHLVYAFFSNADRAHQTVIRWADCAGTGTNPTTIITLPAGGDCCHKGGRLALAPDGHLFVTLGEEHTSAAAQNTADVRGKLLRYNADGSVPGDNPFGNPVWAYGLRNPFGIAVSASGQVAITNNGPSGDAGSPPTGYDTVIASIARGSGHQWALCYGYSHPIAPATSCGGQPGPDWSSEGSTVVPTGATFVDAAGPAGYAGHLVFCTFNSGARILTPGSPATVAAGAPQCRLDIRQGPNHALYYSDTGAIYRLG; encoded by the coding sequence ATGACCGCCCTGCGCGTCCTCGCGCTGATCCTGACCGCCGGGCTCACCGCCTGCGGAGCCGGCGCGGCGCCGGCCGCTCCCGGCGCGGTCGCGACCGCTGGTGACACGGCCTCCGCGGCCGCCACCACCGCCGCCCCGGCGGTGACACCGGGGCAGGTCAATCCCTGCGCCCTCGGGCCCCAGGCGCCGCCGGCGGGCACGATCACCGCCGCGTACCCGACGGCGCTCGCCTTCGCCCCCGACGGCCGGCTGTTCTGGGCGGAGCGCTCGGGGACGGTGCGGGTATGGCAGAACGGCGCCGCGAAGGTGTTCGCCACGGTGGCGACGGTCACCACCGAGGCGGCCGGCGGCTACAGCGAGCGCGGGCTGCTCGGGCTCGCCATCTCCCCGGGCTTCGCCCACGACCACCTCGTCTACGCGTTCTTCTCGAACGCCGACCGCGCCCACCAGACGGTGATCCGCTGGGCCGACTGTGCGGGCACGGGCACCAACCCCACCACCATCATCACCCTCCCCGCCGGCGGCGACTGCTGCCACAAGGGGGGCCGCCTCGCCCTCGCCCCCGACGGCCACCTCTTCGTCACCCTCGGCGAGGAGCACACCTCCGCCGCCGCCCAGAACACCGCCGACGTGCGCGGCAAGCTGCTCCGCTACAACGCCGACGGCAGCGTCCCCGGCGACAACCCCTTCGGCAACCCGGTGTGGGCCTACGGGCTCCGCAACCCCTTCGGCATCGCCGTCTCGGCGAGCGGGCAGGTGGCGATCACCAACAACGGCCCGTCGGGGGACGCGGGCAGCCCGCCCACCGGCTACGACACCGTGATCGCATCGATCGCCCGGGGCAGCGGTCACCAGTGGGCGCTCTGCTACGGCTACAGCCATCCGATCGCCCCGGCGACGAGCTGCGGCGGCCAGCCCGGCCCGGACTGGAGCAGCGAGGGGTCGACGGTGGTGCCCACCGGGGCGACCTTCGTCGACGCCGCCGGACCGGCCGGCTACGCCGGGCACCTGGTGTTCTGCACCTTCAACTCCGGGGCGCGCATCCTCACCCCGGGGAGCCCCGCGACCGTCGCGGCCGGGGCTCCCCAGTGCAGGCTGGACATCAGGCAGGGTCCGAACCATGCCCTCTACTACTCGGACACCGGGGCGATCTACCGGCTCGGCTGA
- a CDS encoding hotdog domain-containing protein, translating to MAENGAPLRSERLERLVTEADTAAVYGPGLPPAAATPFILGWAEMACHRMLLDDLGPEEISVGVRAVIDHLAPSPVGATLVFSASLLRAEGRRRHFAVAVHDGDLLVARIEHQRAVVARAGIEERLAR from the coding sequence ATGGCGGAGAACGGCGCGCCCCTGCGCAGCGAGCGGCTCGAGCGGCTGGTCACCGAGGCCGACACCGCCGCGGTGTACGGCCCCGGCCTTCCCCCGGCCGCGGCCACCCCGTTCATCCTCGGGTGGGCCGAGATGGCCTGCCACCGGATGCTGCTCGACGACCTCGGGCCCGAGGAGATCAGCGTCGGCGTCCGCGCCGTCATCGACCATCTCGCCCCCAGCCCGGTCGGAGCCACCCTGGTGTTCAGCGCGAGCCTGCTCCGGGCCGAGGGTCGCCGCCGCCACTTCGCGGTCGCGGTGCACGATGGCGACCTGCTCGTCGCCCGGATCGAGCACCAGCGCGCGGTGGTGGCCCGTGCCGGCATCGAGGAACGCCTGGCTCGCTGA
- a CDS encoding cytidylate kinase-like family protein: protein MGTVTIAASYGSGGSVVAPAVAERLGLPLLDRAIPASVATELAGPLLAALADDERHEGGLVGRLFSRAVTVSGYYQGAPLTIPLGDSDLVSRTEEVIRCAARRCGAVVLGRAGMFVLRGWPDTLHVRLDGPPEARRRQAMAHEGLDAETAARQQVATDRARAAYVRHFYRDQGRWEDPANYHLVLDSTVLSLDACVKLIVTAARARCGLGARSAAAAAKAAPAPPG, encoded by the coding sequence TTGGGCACGGTCACCATCGCCGCGAGCTACGGATCCGGGGGCAGCGTGGTCGCCCCCGCGGTCGCCGAGCGTCTCGGACTGCCCCTGCTCGACCGGGCCATCCCCGCCTCGGTCGCCACCGAGCTCGCCGGGCCGCTGCTGGCGGCGCTCGCCGACGACGAGCGTCACGAGGGCGGCCTGGTGGGGCGGCTGTTCAGCCGCGCGGTCACCGTCAGCGGTTACTACCAGGGCGCGCCGCTCACCATCCCCCTCGGCGACAGCGACCTCGTCTCCCGCACCGAGGAGGTGATCCGCTGCGCCGCCCGGCGCTGCGGGGCGGTGGTGCTGGGACGGGCGGGGATGTTCGTGCTCCGCGGCTGGCCGGACACCCTGCACGTCCGCCTCGACGGGCCGCCCGAGGCGCGCCGGCGCCAGGCGATGGCGCACGAGGGCCTCGACGCCGAGACCGCGGCGCGGCAGCAGGTGGCGACCGACCGGGCCCGTGCCGCCTACGTCCGGCACTTCTACCGCGACCAGGGGCGGTGGGAGGATCCCGCCAACTATCACCTGGTGCTGGACAGCACCGTGCTCTCCCTCGACGCCTGCGTGAAGCTGATCGTGACCGCCGCGCGGGCCCGCTGCGGGCTCGGCGCGCGCTCCGCCGCGGCCGCGGCGAAGGCCGCTCCCGCTCCCCCGGGGTAG
- a CDS encoding GGDEF domain-containing protein, which produces MLELIADLSVGLGGPDNPFEREGLLRRVAPFMVAAMLGLLCALGSGVSLRQPWLLLLAVCLIGVILAVALCTPWNRLPRLAQAAPPMAYFWVVLLVYQSTGGTVKIYEPLVLLPLFWMAIHHTRPELWAGIVCAATVLVVPTALHGTWAELAELVFWAVVAGIAGLTVQRLVEQIRERARALSVAAGEQLRLERIRTLQFTVTRTLAEAASPAEAAPLILAGIGATVGSIGGALLLVDPDEGVLRREAAWREPSSEWAGVGDTVGYGEGVAGRAWASGRIETGGWLAAFPLLNEGQINGVMLLGCTAEPALDADVAVVLADIGSQIGQFIERRTIEAALRDTAQRLATLAGTDPLTGLANRREFERVLALPPAGRFAILAIDVDGLKAINDSYGHDAGDAALRAVGMALRLGLRDRDTVARTGGDEFAALLVGADVEEAATVAERLRTSMYGIALARGQARLSIGCANGAGDADPGTVWILADEALYRAKVGGRDRSVVSTAAQSGHTGSRARWESYLPELIASQGMRAVYQPIIELEHRRAVGYEGLSRPVDGPLDAGVEGLFAAAHQLGLGRDLDWVCRRAILRNCHELPAGHPVFINVGATPLLDPVHDVDQMLLLLRSAGRVPQEVVLEITEREAVRDLDRLREVVAIYRAEGFRFALDDVGEGFSTFDALATVIPEFIKVAGKLTRQSHARGPRAAVEALVTFARSTGAEVIAEGLESEEQVATVLRLGVTLGQGFVLARPAEPARWRELHPDAVVAVPRG; this is translated from the coding sequence CCCGGCTCGCCCAGGCGGCGCCGCCGATGGCGTACTTCTGGGTGGTGCTCCTCGTCTACCAGTCAACCGGCGGCACCGTGAAGATCTACGAGCCGCTGGTGCTGCTCCCGCTCTTCTGGATGGCCATCCACCACACCCGGCCCGAGCTCTGGGCGGGGATCGTCTGCGCCGCCACCGTGCTGGTGGTGCCGACCGCGCTCCACGGGACCTGGGCGGAGCTCGCCGAGCTGGTCTTCTGGGCGGTGGTGGCGGGCATCGCCGGGCTCACCGTCCAGCGGCTGGTCGAGCAGATCCGCGAGCGGGCCCGGGCGCTGAGCGTCGCCGCCGGCGAGCAGCTCCGCCTCGAGCGCATCCGCACCCTGCAGTTCACCGTCACCCGCACCCTGGCCGAGGCGGCGAGCCCGGCCGAGGCGGCGCCGCTGATCCTCGCCGGCATCGGCGCCACCGTCGGCAGCATCGGCGGGGCGCTGCTCCTCGTCGACCCCGATGAGGGCGTGCTCCGCCGTGAGGCCGCCTGGCGCGAGCCCTCGTCGGAGTGGGCCGGCGTGGGCGACACCGTCGGCTACGGAGAGGGCGTTGCCGGGCGGGCCTGGGCCTCCGGCCGGATCGAGACCGGGGGATGGCTGGCCGCCTTCCCGCTGCTCAACGAGGGCCAGATCAACGGGGTGATGCTCCTCGGCTGCACCGCCGAACCCGCGCTCGACGCCGACGTCGCCGTGGTGCTCGCCGACATCGGCAGCCAGATCGGGCAGTTCATCGAGCGCCGGACCATCGAGGCGGCGCTGCGCGACACCGCCCAGCGGCTCGCCACCCTCGCCGGCACCGACCCGCTGACCGGCCTGGCCAACCGCCGCGAGTTCGAGCGGGTGCTGGCGCTTCCCCCGGCCGGTCGCTTCGCCATCCTCGCCATCGACGTCGACGGCCTCAAGGCGATCAACGACTCCTACGGGCACGACGCCGGCGACGCCGCGCTGCGCGCCGTGGGCATGGCCCTGCGCCTGGGGCTGCGCGACCGCGACACCGTGGCCCGCACCGGGGGCGACGAGTTCGCCGCGCTGCTGGTGGGCGCCGACGTCGAGGAGGCCGCCACCGTCGCCGAGCGGCTCCGCACCTCGATGTACGGCATCGCCCTGGCCCGCGGCCAGGCCCGTCTCAGCATCGGCTGCGCCAACGGCGCCGGCGACGCCGACCCGGGCACGGTCTGGATCCTCGCCGACGAGGCGCTCTACCGGGCCAAGGTCGGCGGCCGCGACCGCTCGGTGGTGTCGACGGCGGCGCAGAGCGGCCACACCGGCAGCCGGGCGCGCTGGGAGAGCTACCTTCCCGAGCTCATCGCCTCCCAGGGGATGCGGGCGGTCTACCAGCCGATCATCGAGCTCGAACACCGGCGCGCGGTCGGCTACGAGGGGCTCTCACGCCCCGTGGACGGGCCCCTGGACGCGGGGGTGGAGGGGCTGTTCGCCGCCGCCCACCAGCTCGGCCTGGGACGTGACCTCGACTGGGTCTGCCGCCGCGCCATCCTCCGCAACTGCCACGAGCTGCCCGCCGGCCACCCGGTCTTCATCAACGTCGGCGCCACCCCGCTGCTCGATCCCGTCCACGACGTCGACCAGATGCTGCTGCTGCTGCGCTCCGCGGGCCGGGTGCCCCAGGAGGTGGTGCTCGAGATCACCGAGCGGGAGGCGGTGCGCGACCTCGACCGGCTCCGCGAGGTGGTCGCCATCTACCGCGCCGAGGGCTTCCGCTTCGCCCTCGACGACGTCGGCGAGGGCTTCTCGACCTTCGACGCGCTGGCGACGGTGATCCCCGAGTTCATCAAGGTGGCGGGGAAGCTGACCCGTCAGAGCCACGCCCGCGGCCCCCGCGCCGCGGTCGAGGCGCTGGTCACCTTCGCGCGGTCGACCGGCGCCGAGGTGATCGCCGAGGGGCTGGAGTCCGAGGAGCAGGTCGCCACCGTGCTGCGGCTGGGGGTCACCCTCGGCCAGGGCTTCGTCCTCGCCCGGCCCGCGGAGCCCGCCCGCTGGCGCGAGCTCCACCCCGACGCGGTGGTCGCCGTGCCGCGCGGCTGA